GGCTCCGAAAAGGGGATCGgtcacgagatcgggcgcgtgtgTTCTTTGCAGAGGCCCTGCAGATCGAACAGGCAGGGGCAAGGATGGGGCTTCCCGCACCGAGCACGGTTCCCCCGTCGTGGAAACAGGCGTCTGTCCCACCGGGCGGGGCTTCGGCTCTCGGTGCGATGTCCGCAAGCCGTGGCCGCTGAAACGTGCGCACGCTGGAGCCGCCGCCGTGCAGAGGGAGATCTCATCCGGCTCCTcgtgtccttccagtgagcaggcCGGGATCTCGGGAAGAACAGAAAGCCAGAGAGTCGCACGAACCGGAGCGTCACGCTTTCAGAAGCCAAGGGAACCAGAAATGAGGTTCACTCGCGTGTGGGTCTGTCTTTCCACGGGACGAATCCTCTCTTGGAGCAGATGAGGGTTCCGGGGATCCCGTGGAGCAGAGAGGATAGAGAGTCCCCTcaggtcccctgctcctcccatgcACGCGCACGCTCCCCAACGGTCCTAGGAACAGCCTGCCCCAGAGGAGCGTGCTGGCCACAACCCACCTCCACGGAGACGGAGACGGCAGTGTCCGTCCGCGTCAGTCACCCTCGTCCAGAGTCCCCGGGCCGTGTGCCCTCGCCTTCACGCCTGGCACCGTCCGTTCTGTAGGTTTGTGTCGAACCTGCCCGGAGCCCTGTGGCATCGTCCCGGATCAGGGGTTCGGTGGAAAACACCCTGTCCCCCTGCCTCCtcggcaggtggatccttcaccactggaccaccaggcagggaagtcccttcacagcCTTCTAAAAGCATCTACCCTGAAACAGTCCACGTCGTCCTCCAAACATCACTGGACCATCACGACGGAAAGGAAGGAAACGATGTGAGTTCAAGAATGTCTTCACTCCTCAGTGCTTCTTGCTTTAGAACCAcgaaggcctctctctctctctctctctctctctctctctctctctctctctctctctctctctctctctcacacacacacacacacacacacacacacacacacacacacacacacacacacacacacacacacacagaggggggCTCATCGTCCAAAAGAAACCAACTGTTGTGTTTCTCCATCCCCCTTGTTGTGGCTAGTCAAAGGAGCTGATCTCACGTGGAATCCGATGTCTTCTTCTCTAGGACACTTCAAGAAGCAGCAAGAGTGCCGGTCTGTGAGAAACGAAGGTCAACCCTTCACGATGCAATCCCTTTTCCGGGCCTGATCGTTCAGAAACTCTCCCATCCCAAGCGGGGGACGGCAGGATATCCATCTCGAGTTTGGGACgggggcttccccggcggctccgTAGGAAACCGTCCCGTGCCcacgcaggaaacacgggtttcaTCCCCGGCCCGGgacgatcccacgtgctacagagcCACGAAGCCCATAGGCCTCGCCGACGGAAtccgtgctctagatcctggccaCTGCGAGCGCTGAGCCCACACCCAGCAg
This portion of the Capra hircus breed San Clemente unplaced genomic scaffold, ASM170441v1, whole genome shotgun sequence genome encodes:
- the LOC108634777 gene encoding uncharacterized protein LOC108634777; this translates as VRSGVSPPRIPADCHWLSTASSWDHVSPGLFCGGPADRTGRGKDGASRTEHGSPVVETGVCPTGRGFGSRCDVRKPWPLKRAHAGAAAVQREISSGSSCPSSEQRVPSGPLLLPCTRTLPNGPRNSLPQRSVLATTHLHGDGDGSVRPRQSPSSRVPGPCALAFTPGTVRSVGLCRTCPEPCGIVPDQGFGGKHPVPLPPRQVDPSPLDHQAGKSLHSLLKASTLKQSTSSSKHHWTITTERKETMTLQEAARVPVCEKRRSTLHDAIPFPGLIVQKLSHPKRGTAGYPSRVWDGGFPGGSVGNRPVPTQETRVSSPARDDPTCYRATKPIGLADGIRALDPGHCER